A genome region from Bacillaceae bacterium IKA-2 includes the following:
- the secA gene encoding preprotein translocase subunit SecA produces MIGFLKKVIGDPSQRDLKKMQKTVVKVEALEAEFEKLSDDGLRQKTEEFKKRIQDGEALEAILPEAFAAVREGSKRVLKLRHYSVQLLGGIVLFEGNISEMKTGEGKTLVSTLPVYLNALTGRGVHVVTVNEYLASRDAEMMGELYKFLGLTVGLNISGMSKEEKRESYACDITYGTNNEFGFDYLRDNMVTYKEQMAQRSLYFALVDEVDSILVDEARTPLIISGSAEKSTQLYQVANSFSRTLRKEEDYTYDEKTKNVQLTDDGVEKAEKAFNIENLYDSKHVQLNHHVNQALKAHIVMHRDTDYVIDDDEVVIVDQFTGRLMKGRRYSDGLHQAIEAKEGVIVQRESMTLASITFQNYFRMYEKLCGMTGTAKTEEEEFRNIYGMDVMVVPTNLPIIRADQADLIFKTMEAKYRAVVSEIAELYKTGQPVLVGTVGIETSELIASLLKKRGIPHNVLNAKNHEKEAYIIENAGQKGVVTIATNMAGRGTDIKLGEGVIELGGLHVLGTERHESRRIDNQLRGRAGRQGDPGSSQFYLSMEDELMRRFGSDNMKAMMEKLGMDDAPIESKLVSRAVEQAQKRVEGNNFDARKQILQYDDVMREQREIIYKQRMEVLESENVREIVENMIKAAVERNVHAQTPEEQVPEDWDLTALANYLKGTVLSEGEVTEKDLKGQDPEEMIEMVMEKVKAAYNQKEADFQPERMREFEKVILLRSVDTKWMSHIDQMDQLRQGIHLRAYGQNDPLREYRFEGFTMFEDMIASIEEEVSMYIMKAQIEQNLERKQVAEGKAIHASSGKEPEKKKPIRNSEQVGRNEPCTCGSGKKYKQCCGK; encoded by the coding sequence ATGATAGGTTTTTTGAAAAAAGTGATTGGTGATCCGAGCCAACGAGATTTAAAAAAAATGCAAAAAACGGTCGTTAAAGTCGAGGCGTTAGAGGCTGAATTCGAAAAATTGTCTGATGATGGCTTGCGACAAAAAACAGAAGAGTTTAAAAAGCGTATTCAAGATGGCGAGGCACTCGAGGCAATTTTACCAGAAGCTTTTGCCGCTGTTCGTGAAGGTTCAAAGCGTGTCTTGAAGTTGCGTCATTACTCAGTTCAGTTATTAGGAGGAATTGTTCTCTTTGAAGGAAACATTTCTGAGATGAAAACAGGGGAAGGTAAGACATTGGTATCAACCTTACCAGTTTATTTAAATGCCCTTACTGGCAGAGGAGTTCACGTGGTCACGGTGAATGAATATTTGGCTAGTCGTGACGCCGAAATGATGGGCGAGCTGTATAAATTTCTAGGGTTAACAGTTGGCTTAAATATTAGTGGTATGTCAAAAGAAGAAAAACGAGAATCTTATGCATGTGATATTACATATGGAACAAACAATGAGTTTGGATTCGATTATCTTCGTGACAATATGGTGACGTACAAAGAGCAAATGGCGCAACGATCGCTTTATTTTGCGCTTGTCGATGAGGTTGACTCGATTTTAGTTGATGAAGCACGAACACCGTTAATTATTTCTGGTTCAGCGGAAAAATCAACGCAACTCTACCAAGTAGCTAATTCATTTTCGCGTACGCTTCGAAAAGAAGAAGATTATACGTATGATGAAAAAACAAAAAATGTTCAGCTAACTGATGATGGTGTTGAAAAAGCGGAAAAGGCGTTCAACATTGAAAATTTATATGATTCCAAGCATGTGCAGTTAAACCATCATGTTAACCAGGCCTTAAAAGCCCATATCGTTATGCATCGTGATACAGATTATGTTATTGATGACGATGAAGTTGTCATTGTTGACCAATTTACCGGTCGTCTAATGAAAGGACGTCGCTATTCTGATGGACTTCATCAAGCGATTGAAGCAAAAGAAGGTGTAATCGTTCAACGAGAAAGCATGACGCTTGCTTCGATTACCTTCCAAAACTATTTTCGGATGTATGAAAAGCTTTGTGGAATGACAGGTACTGCGAAAACTGAAGAAGAGGAATTCCGTAACATTTATGGAATGGATGTTATGGTTGTCCCGACGAATTTACCGATCATTCGCGCGGATCAGGCTGATTTAATTTTTAAAACAATGGAAGCTAAATATAGAGCGGTTGTTAGTGAAATTGCTGAGCTTTATAAAACAGGCCAGCCTGTACTTGTCGGTACAGTTGGCATTGAAACATCTGAACTAATTGCATCTTTATTAAAAAAACGCGGGATACCACATAACGTGCTCAATGCGAAAAATCATGAAAAAGAAGCCTATATTATTGAAAATGCTGGCCAAAAAGGTGTCGTAACAATCGCTACAAACATGGCTGGTCGTGGTACCGACATTAAGTTAGGTGAGGGAGTTATCGAACTTGGCGGACTTCATGTCCTTGGTACTGAGCGCCATGAATCTCGCCGGATTGATAATCAGCTTCGTGGTCGTGCTGGTCGTCAAGGAGATCCAGGTTCCTCTCAATTTTATTTATCAATGGAAGATGAGCTTATGCGTCGCTTCGGTTCTGATAATATGAAGGCGATGATGGAAAAACTTGGTATGGACGACGCCCCGATTGAAAGTAAACTCGTCAGTCGTGCTGTTGAGCAAGCTCAAAAGCGAGTTGAAGGAAATAACTTTGATGCTCGTAAACAAATTTTACAATATGATGACGTGATGCGTGAGCAGCGTGAAATTATTTACAAGCAGCGTATGGAAGTTTTGGAAAGTGAAAACGTTCGTGAAATCGTTGAAAATATGATTAAAGCTGCGGTTGAGCGCAATGTCCATGCGCAAACGCCAGAGGAACAGGTCCCGGAAGATTGGGATTTAACAGCGTTAGCCAATTATCTTAAAGGTACTGTTCTTTCTGAAGGTGAAGTAACCGAGAAGGATTTGAAAGGTCAAGACCCTGAGGAAATGATTGAAATGGTCATGGAAAAAGTAAAAGCGGCTTATAATCAAAAAGAAGCCGACTTCCAACCTGAACGAATGAGAGAATTTGAAAAAGTGATTTTACTTCGCTCTGTTGATACAAAATGGATGAGTCACATTGACCAAATGGATCAGCTTCGTCAAGGAATTCATTTACGTGCCTACGGTCAAAATGATCCGTTGCGTGAATACCGTTTTGAAGGCTTTACAATGTTTGAAGATATGATTGCGTCGATTGAAGAAGAAGTATCAATGTACATTATGAAAGCTCAAATCGAGCAAAACTTAGAACGAAAGCAAGTAGCTGAAGGAAAGGCTATTCACGCAAGCTCAGGAAAAGAACCTGAAAAAAAGAAGCCAATCCGTAACAGTGAACAAGTGGGGCGAAATGAACCTTGTACTTGTGGCAGCGGCAAAAAATATAAACAATGTTGTGGAAAATAG
- the raiA gene encoding ribosome-associated translation inhibitor RaiA — protein MNFNIRGENIEVTPALRDYVEKKVGKVERYFDEPLNSPIHVNLQVINKQQIIEITIPMPQLLLRAEETHTDMYAAIDLVVEKLERQIRKHKTKVNRKFRQEGSLKYMFTNELGNGVTVEEDEDQLEIVRTKRFSLKPMDAEEAILQMDMIGHSFFVFSNAITNETNVVYTRKDGRYGLIEPQ, from the coding sequence ATGAACTTTAACATTCGTGGTGAAAACATTGAAGTAACTCCAGCACTTAGGGACTATGTAGAAAAAAAGGTAGGTAAGGTTGAACGATATTTTGATGAACCACTAAATTCACCAATACATGTAAACCTACAAGTGATCAATAAACAACAAATTATTGAAATTACAATTCCAATGCCGCAACTTTTACTTAGAGCTGAGGAAACTCATACTGACATGTATGCAGCGATTGACCTTGTTGTTGAGAAACTTGAAAGACAAATACGTAAACATAAAACAAAGGTTAATAGAAAATTTCGTCAAGAAGGCAGTTTGAAATATATGTTCACTAATGAATTAGGTAATGGTGTAACTGTCGAAGAGGATGAGGATCAATTAGAAATCGTCCGCACAAAGCGTTTCTCACTAAAGCCGATGGATGCTGAGGAAGCTATTTTACAAATGGATATGATAGGACATAGCTTTTTCGTATTTTCAAACGCGATTACAAACGAAACCAATGTTGTCTACACACGTAAAGATGGACGCTACGGCTTAATTGAACCACAATAA
- a CDS encoding cold shock domain-containing protein produces the protein MMVGKVKWFNAEKGFGFIEREEGDDVFVHFSAIGSDGFKTLDEGQEVEFEIVEGTRGPQAANVTKR, from the coding sequence ATGATGGTAGGAAAAGTAAAATGGTTTAATGCAGAAAAAGGTTTTGGATTTATCGAGCGCGAAGAAGGAGACGATGTTTTCGTTCATTTCTCAGCAATCGGATCAGATGGATTCAAAACATTAGATGAAGGACAAGAAGTTGAATTTGAAATTGTTGAAGGAACTCGCGGACCACAGGCTGCAAATGTAACAAAGCGCTAG
- the ssb gene encoding single-stranded DNA-binding protein → MNQVLLTGRFSKDPELHYSKDGIGVSSFHLAVKRSYKNSDGTYEADFIPCVSFRKTAEIIASYCDKGSLIALSGRIQTRSYENKDGVKIYVTEVVADSIEFLQKKKADTPAKEELDVFS, encoded by the coding sequence ATGAATCAAGTGTTACTTACTGGGAGATTCTCAAAAGACCCAGAACTACACTATTCGAAGGACGGTATCGGCGTGTCCTCGTTTCACCTAGCTGTAAAACGAAGCTATAAAAATTCAGATGGCACATATGAAGCAGACTTCATTCCTTGTGTCTCGTTTCGAAAAACAGCAGAAATTATTGCAAGCTATTGTGATAAAGGCTCCCTCATCGCTTTATCAGGCCGAATTCAGACAAGAAGCTACGAAAACAAAGATGGGGTCAAAATCTACGTAACAGAAGTGGTCGCTGACAGCATTGAATTTTTACAAAAAAAGAAAGCTGATACGCCCGCTAAGGAGGAATTAGATGTTTTTTCCTAG
- a CDS encoding alpha-glycosidase — protein MMLLEAIYHRPKSNYAYAYNEETLHIRVRTKRDDMDQVYLLHCDKYNLHETGFTKVEMSKLASDTLFDYYQAEVTPEYRRCAYLFEFISGEEKISMNEVGFVEKTVDDTTILFATGLFEYPFLNAIDVMKPPQWVKDAVFYQIFPERFGNGDPTNDPKDVELWDEAEPTRNNFFGGDLQGVIDHLDHLVELGINAIYFTPIFEAFSNHKYDTIDYLTVDPQFGDSKLARKLVEKCHEKGIKVMLDAVFNHSGYFFAPFQDVLKNGEKSEFKDWFYIREYPVVTDPKANYDTFAFVPEMPKLNTEHPLVKEYLLEVARYWIADIGCDGWRLDVANEVDHQFWREFRQVVKSANPEAYILGEIWHNSLPWLQGDQFDAIMNYPVTTSVLEFFCKDIIDAEEFMGRLDAIMLAYPLQVNEASFNLLDSHDTARLLTISKDNKKRMKLAATFQLTYLGAPCIYYGDEIGMTGDNDPDCRKPMVWDKTKQDLELFEFYKSMIKLRLENRALRDGTFRFLTAEKKSKLVAYERTTENTRFIIAMNSSEEAAAIQIPGASDSSWHVVSGSGVITTKGNTLKVTLPALEYVIIKSGA, from the coding sequence ATGATGTTATTAGAAGCAATTTACCATCGGCCTAAATCAAACTACGCTTACGCCTATAATGAAGAAACACTACATATCCGCGTTCGTACTAAGCGGGATGATATGGATCAGGTGTATTTACTCCACTGTGATAAATACAATCTGCATGAAACTGGCTTTACAAAAGTAGAAATGTCAAAGCTCGCAAGCGACACCCTGTTTGACTATTATCAAGCTGAAGTCACGCCTGAATATCGACGTTGTGCTTATTTATTTGAGTTTATTTCAGGTGAAGAGAAAATCTCCATGAATGAAGTCGGATTTGTCGAAAAAACAGTTGACGATACCACGATTTTATTCGCGACTGGTTTATTTGAATATCCATTTCTGAATGCGATTGACGTAATGAAGCCGCCTCAGTGGGTAAAGGATGCTGTTTTTTATCAAATATTCCCGGAGCGGTTTGGTAATGGTGACCCTACTAATGATCCAAAAGATGTTGAACTTTGGGACGAAGCAGAACCGACGCGCAATAATTTTTTTGGTGGCGACTTACAAGGTGTCATTGATCATCTCGACCATTTAGTTGAGCTCGGTATTAACGCGATTTATTTTACGCCAATTTTCGAAGCCTTCTCAAACCATAAATACGATACAATTGATTATTTGACTGTTGATCCTCAGTTTGGTGACAGCAAGCTTGCTCGAAAATTAGTGGAAAAGTGCCACGAAAAAGGCATTAAAGTTATGCTTGACGCTGTTTTTAATCACTCTGGGTATTTTTTCGCTCCGTTTCAAGATGTCCTTAAAAATGGCGAAAAATCGGAATTTAAAGACTGGTTTTATATTCGTGAGTATCCAGTTGTAACTGATCCAAAAGCAAATTACGATACATTTGCATTCGTTCCTGAAATGCCTAAATTAAATACTGAACATCCTTTGGTGAAAGAATATTTATTAGAAGTTGCTCGCTATTGGATTGCAGATATTGGGTGTGACGGTTGGAGACTTGATGTTGCCAACGAAGTCGATCACCAATTTTGGCGCGAATTTCGCCAAGTCGTTAAGAGCGCAAATCCAGAGGCCTATATATTAGGAGAGATTTGGCACAATTCATTACCGTGGTTACAAGGCGATCAATTCGATGCGATCATGAACTATCCAGTGACAACCTCAGTTTTAGAATTTTTCTGTAAAGATATCATTGATGCCGAAGAATTTATGGGCCGCCTTGACGCGATCATGCTTGCTTATCCATTACAAGTAAACGAGGCATCATTTAATCTTTTAGATTCTCATGATACCGCTCGTTTATTAACGATATCTAAAGACAACAAAAAGCGAATGAAGCTTGCCGCAACATTTCAACTAACTTATCTCGGTGCTCCTTGCATTTATTACGGAGATGAAATCGGGATGACCGGCGACAACGACCCTGACTGCCGCAAGCCGATGGTATGGGATAAAACAAAACAAGATCTCGAGCTATTTGAATTTTATAAGAGCATGATTAAATTACGACTTGAAAACCGAGCCCTCCGCGATGGAACATTTCGATTTTTAACCGCTGAGAAAAAGTCAAAGCTAGTCGCCTATGAGCGAACCACTGAGAATACTCGTTTTATCATTGCTATGAATAGTAGTGAAGAAGCAGCCGCTATTCAGATTCCCGGCGCTAGCGATTCTTCTTGGCATGTAGTCAGCGGCAGCGGCGTCATTACGACCAAAGGTAACACACTGAAAGTCACCCTGCCCGCATTAGAGTACGTCATCATCAAAAGCGGTGCCTGA
- the fliS gene encoding flagellar export chaperone FliS translates to MAISNPYAATYKKNTTAQASPGELTLMLYNGCLKFIKQARIGMEKENIQVKNLNILKAQAIIRELMVTLKTDSEIGKEMMRMYDFILNRLIDANTKNDLTALAEAELFVIEFRDTWKQVVQLDRKQRHGESRQA, encoded by the coding sequence ATGGCAATTTCAAATCCATATGCAGCAACATACAAAAAAAATACGACCGCACAAGCATCACCTGGCGAGCTTACATTAATGCTATACAACGGTTGTTTAAAGTTTATTAAGCAAGCAAGAATAGGAATGGAAAAAGAAAATATTCAAGTGAAAAATTTGAATATATTAAAGGCCCAAGCTATTATTCGTGAACTTATGGTGACGTTAAAAACCGATAGTGAAATCGGCAAAGAAATGATGCGCATGTATGATTTTATTTTAAATAGATTAATAGATGCTAATACAAAAAATGATCTTACTGCATTAGCTGAGGCAGAGCTTTTTGTCATTGAGTTTCGTGATACTTGGAAACAAGTTGTACAGCTTGATCGAAAGCAGCGCCACGGAGAAAGTAGGCAGGCTTAG
- the fliD gene encoding flagellar filament capping protein FliD, giving the protein MRIGGLASGMDTEQIIKDLMRAERMPMDKLTQQKQTLEWKRDSYRELNTMMAKFRDNIFDTVMRSANMSAKKVISSNPSFVTATATSAASNGSFTISKVDRLATAATNASGNSLSVAGGTKIDPGKDLYSQKDLFASGENGFSWKKGTVQKENITFTEAKSTLELSKKDFVGDADLAEAMSVKVNGKAYNVVTSLPEGGLKDDEVLFNRDTGVLDFGKDLAKGAKIAVTYATVSEGNYFTSSIETFNAEGKAVKETFAFQGSRTLNQVMTEVNASSVGVSMFYDSQTDKVAIQRKETGNFNTGGNEMIFSGGFFTDVLDLKEGTEKGGENAKFTINGLETERNSNTFNISGVTISLNATFETSPVNLNISTDVDKVFDTIVNFVKEYNDMLEMVNGKLTEEHHRDFKPLTEEQKEAMSEKDIETWEEKAMSGLLRRDQALSSGLDRLRVNIYSPVSVNNDTSNIRQLTDLGITTSRDYMDRGKLEIDESKLRTAIENDPEGVFQLFTADGPTNADKGLARRMRDSLDVTMRMVSERAGGSHGKLQNHQFTLGRNLNDIESRVSNFERRLQQIEERYWTQFTSMEKAMHQANAQAESMFSMLFGNQ; this is encoded by the coding sequence ATGAGAATCGGTGGATTAGCGTCTGGAATGGATACAGAACAAATTATCAAAGATTTAATGCGTGCTGAAAGAATGCCGATGGATAAGTTAACACAACAAAAGCAAACATTAGAATGGAAACGTGATTCCTATCGTGAGTTAAATACAATGATGGCCAAGTTTCGTGACAATATTTTTGATACAGTGATGCGAAGTGCAAATATGAGTGCGAAAAAAGTAATCAGTTCAAACCCGAGTTTTGTCACGGCGACGGCGACTTCTGCCGCGTCTAATGGATCGTTTACGATTTCCAAAGTAGATCGGTTAGCAACAGCAGCAACAAATGCGAGTGGGAACAGTCTTTCTGTTGCGGGTGGAACGAAAATTGATCCAGGAAAAGACTTGTATTCTCAGAAAGACCTATTTGCTAGTGGAGAAAATGGTTTTAGCTGGAAAAAAGGTACTGTACAAAAAGAGAATATTACATTTACAGAAGCAAAAAGTACACTTGAATTAAGTAAAAAAGATTTTGTAGGTGATGCTGATTTAGCGGAAGCAATGTCAGTTAAAGTGAATGGCAAAGCTTACAATGTCGTTACAAGTCTTCCTGAAGGTGGGCTAAAGGACGACGAAGTACTGTTTAATCGTGACACGGGCGTTCTAGACTTCGGTAAAGACTTAGCCAAAGGCGCTAAAATTGCTGTTACGTATGCGACAGTGTCAGAGGGGAACTATTTCACTTCTTCTATTGAAACATTTAATGCAGAAGGTAAAGCAGTCAAAGAAACTTTTGCGTTTCAAGGATCGAGAACATTAAATCAAGTAATGACGGAAGTTAATGCATCCTCTGTTGGCGTAAGTATGTTTTATGATTCACAAACAGATAAAGTGGCGATACAACGTAAGGAGACAGGGAATTTTAATACCGGTGGAAATGAAATGATTTTTAGTGGTGGTTTCTTTACAGATGTTCTCGATTTAAAAGAGGGAACGGAAAAAGGTGGAGAAAATGCAAAGTTCACCATAAATGGTCTTGAAACTGAAAGAAACTCAAATACGTTCAATATTAGCGGTGTAACAATTTCTTTAAATGCTACATTCGAAACTTCTCCAGTGAACTTAAATATTTCAACGGATGTTGATAAAGTTTTTGACACAATCGTCAATTTTGTTAAAGAGTATAATGATATGCTAGAAATGGTAAATGGTAAGCTTACAGAAGAGCATCATCGTGACTTTAAGCCATTAACTGAAGAACAAAAAGAGGCGATGTCTGAGAAAGATATTGAGACATGGGAAGAAAAGGCCATGAGTGGATTGCTACGTCGTGACCAAGCACTATCATCTGGTTTAGATCGTTTGCGGGTAAATATTTATAGTCCTGTTTCTGTAAATAATGACACTTCTAATATTCGCCAACTTACTGATTTAGGAATTACGACGTCAAGGGATTATATGGATCGTGGTAAGCTCGAAATTGATGAGAGTAAATTAAGGACAGCTATTGAAAATGACCCTGAAGGTGTTTTTCAACTTTTTACAGCTGATGGTCCAACAAATGCAGATAAAGGACTTGCTCGTCGGATGCGTGATAGTTTAGATGTAACGATGCGAATGGTATCGGAGCGAGCAGGTGGTAGTCATGGTAAGCTACAAAACCACCAGTTTACGCTAGGCAGAAATTTAAATGACATTGAATCTAGGGTCTCTAATTTTGAGCGCCGACTTCAGCAAATTGAAGAACGGTACTGGACTCAGTTCACATCGATGGAAAAAGCAATGCATCAAGCAAATGCGCAAGCAGAAAGCATGTTTTCGATGCTGTTTGGAAATCAGTAA
- a CDS encoding flagellar protein FlaG: MEVKSLSGSNSFDITKMKDKEVKTATEAIQDSVKETLKDKQQQTEEKKTKEISKADLDTNIDSVNKFLELNLTSLKFQVHENLNRVFVEVVDKKTKEVVRQIPPREFLDMVSSMLEHVGLIVDKKA, translated from the coding sequence ATGGAAGTGAAGTCGTTATCTGGATCAAATTCTTTTGACATAACAAAAATGAAGGACAAGGAAGTCAAAACAGCTACTGAGGCAATTCAAGACAGCGTAAAAGAAACTTTAAAAGATAAACAGCAACAAACGGAAGAAAAGAAAACGAAAGAGATTTCTAAGGCAGATCTTGATACAAATATTGATAGTGTTAATAAGTTTTTAGAATTAAATTTAACCTCCTTAAAATTTCAAGTTCATGAAAATTTAAATCGTGTTTTCGTTGAAGTGGTTGACAAAAAGACGAAGGAAGTCGTTCGACAAATTCCACCGCGGGAATTTTTGGATATGGTATCTTCAATGCTTGAGCATGTAGGGTTAATTGTTGATAAAAAAGCGTGA
- a CDS encoding YjfB family protein, with the protein MDIALLSMALSQGQVQQQASMSIMKKALGNSEQQSEALQKLMSTAGADAIQHAAQPHLGGSIDLKL; encoded by the coding sequence ATGGACATAGCGCTACTATCAATGGCACTTAGCCAAGGACAAGTCCAACAACAAGCTTCGATGTCTATCATGAAGAAAGCATTGGGTAATTCCGAGCAGCAAAGTGAAGCGTTGCAAAAGCTGATGAGTACTGCAGGGGCCGATGCGATTCAGCATGCAGCCCAGCCGCACCTCGGTGGAAGTATTGATTTAAAATTATAG
- a CDS encoding flagellin produces the protein MIINNNIPAMNTYRQMGVNQSAASNNMEKLASGLRINKAGDDAAGLAISEKMRGQIRGLDQASRNAQDGISMIQTAEGALTETHSILQRMRELAVQSSNDTNNNKDREELQKEVDQLAQEITRISDNTEFNTQNLLGKDGKAGFSGKFHIGANTAQDITLNINNMSSAALDVARAEATAVTVGDFSIKNNTETAITIKYADLAGVNGAEVTSTTAAVNTAGTEVTITLKQAAGASAAAGGIEATHSEVLSALNGTGFVSAELGEGVTAGIIADKPADSAAGAVTAATIDSTKGIDISSQENASSAITTINNAIETVSAERSMLGAVQNRLDHTISNLGNSAENIQAAESRIRDVDMAREVMEMTKNNILSQASQAMLAQANQAPQAVLQLLG, from the coding sequence ATGATTATCAACAATAATATCCCAGCAATGAACACTTATCGTCAGATGGGTGTTAACCAAAGTGCAGCATCAAACAACATGGAGAAACTAGCTTCAGGTCTTCGTATCAACAAAGCAGGAGACGATGCAGCAGGCTTAGCAATCTCTGAAAAAATGCGTGGACAAATCCGAGGTTTAGATCAAGCTTCTCGTAATGCTCAAGATGGTATTTCAATGATCCAAACTGCTGAGGGTGCTTTGACTGAGACTCACTCGATCCTTCAACGTATGCGTGAATTAGCCGTACAATCATCGAATGATACGAACAATAATAAGGACCGTGAAGAGTTACAAAAAGAAGTTGATCAGTTAGCGCAAGAGATTACGCGTATCTCTGACAATACAGAATTTAACACTCAAAACTTACTTGGTAAAGACGGAAAAGCAGGTTTTTCTGGTAAATTTCATATTGGTGCTAATACGGCACAAGATATTACTCTAAATATTAACAATATGAGTTCTGCTGCATTAGATGTCGCTAGAGCAGAAGCTACTGCTGTTACTGTAGGTGATTTTTCAATTAAGAATAACACTGAAACTGCAATTACTATAAAATATGCTGATTTAGCAGGAGTAAATGGAGCAGAAGTAACGAGCACAACTGCTGCAGTTAATACAGCAGGCACTGAAGTTACAATTACGTTAAAGCAAGCGGCAGGGGCTTCTGCCGCCGCTGGTGGTATTGAAGCAACACACTCTGAAGTACTATCTGCTTTAAATGGTACTGGTTTTGTTTCTGCAGAGCTAGGTGAAGGTGTAACAGCTGGAATAATAGCTGATAAACCAGCTGATTCAGCTGCAGGTGCTGTTACAGCAGCAACTATCGATTCAACAAAAGGAATCGATATATCTTCTCAAGAAAATGCTTCAAGTGCAATTACTACTATAAATAATGCAATTGAAACTGTATCTGCTGAGCGTTCAATGTTAGGTGCTGTTCAAAATCGTTTAGATCACACAATCTCTAACTTAGGGAACTCAGCTGAAAACATTCAAGCTGCAGAATCTCGTATCCGTGACGTAGACATGGCTCGTGAAGTAATGGAAATGACAAAGAACAACATTCTTTCTCAAGCTTCTCAAGCAATGCTCGCACAAGCAAACCAAGCTCCACAAGCAGTACTTCAGCTTCTTGGTTAA
- the csrA gene encoding carbon storage regulator CsrA produces the protein MLVLSRKINQSIMIGDDIELTVISIEGDQIKLGINAPRSVEIHRKEIFLAIQEENQKAASGSVDLLKQLMGSFSKSEEGK, from the coding sequence ATGCTAGTATTATCACGGAAAATAAACCAATCAATTATGATCGGTGATGACATTGAATTAACGGTCATCTCGATTGAAGGCGACCAAATAAAACTCGGAATCAATGCACCAAGATCAGTTGAGATCCATAGGAAAGAGATTTTTCTAGCGATTCAAGAAGAGAATCAGAAAGCTGCTAGTGGATCGGTGGATTTACTGAAGCAGTTGATGGGGAGTTTTTCGAAGAGTGAGGAGGGTAAGTGA
- the fliW gene encoding flagellar assembly protein FliW — MKIETKYLGEVEINDEKIIEFESGIPSFLDEKKFILLPFDETTPFYILQSVTTSQLGFVVVSPFQFFPDYQAKLSDATVAALQIEKEEDVALFLMLTVQEPFTLTTANLQGPVAVNSNKQKGKQIALNDPNYGTKHLLMPQTVTKEG, encoded by the coding sequence ATGAAAATTGAAACGAAATATTTAGGTGAAGTAGAAATAAATGACGAAAAAATCATTGAATTCGAAAGCGGGATCCCGAGCTTTTTAGACGAGAAAAAATTTATTTTATTACCTTTTGATGAAACAACGCCGTTTTACATTTTACAATCTGTGACAACGTCACAATTAGGCTTCGTTGTCGTCTCACCATTTCAATTTTTTCCAGACTATCAAGCAAAACTATCAGATGCAACAGTTGCAGCATTACAAATCGAAAAAGAAGAGGATGTCGCCTTATTCCTCATGCTCACTGTCCAAGAACCATTTACCCTGACAACCGCTAATCTCCAAGGCCCAGTAGCTGTTAACAGCAACAAACAAAAAGGCAAACAAATCGCTTTAAACGATCCCAATTATGGAACAAAGCATCTTCTTATGCCACAAACCGTCACTAAGGAGGGCTAA